The Agelaius phoeniceus isolate bAgePho1 chromosome 2, bAgePho1.hap1, whole genome shotgun sequence region CACCTACATGTTCAACCTGGCCATAAGCGACACGCTCTAcgtggtgtccctgcccctcctggTCTATTACTATGCCATGGGGGACAACTGGCCCTTCAGCGTGGGGCTGTGCAAGATCGTGCGCTTCCTCTTCTACACCAACCTCTACTGCAGCATCCTCTTCCTGCTCTGCATCAGCATCCATCGCTTCCTGGGCATCTGCTTCCCGCTGAAGTCGCTGCACTGGGGCCACGTGCGCCACGCGCGCAAGGTGTCGGTGGCCGTGTGGCTGGTGACCGTGGTGTGCCAGTCCCCCGTGCTCTTCTTCGTCACCACCAGCGCCAAGGGCGACACCATCACCTGCCACGACACCTCCAGCAAGGAGCTCTTCGGGCAGTTTGTCATTTACAGCTCGGTGATGCTGGTGCTGCTCTTCTGCATCCCTTTCCTCATCATCATCGTCTGCTACTGCCTGATGGCCCGGCGGCTGCTCCAGCCCACCCGGGGCATTTCCCGCCTGTCCCGCTCCAAAAAGAAGTCGGTGAAGATGATCATCATCGTCCTGGTGGTCTtcattgtttgttttcttcctttccacGTCACTCGTACCTTGTACTACTCCTTCCGGAGCTGGGACCTGAGCTGCCAGACCCTCAACGCCATCAACTTGGCCTACAAGGTGACTCGTCCCCTGGCCAGCACCAACAGCTGCTTGGATCCCATTTTGTATTTCTTAGCAGGGCAACGATTTATGAAGTTTGCGGGCAACAAAGTGCCGTGGAAGCCTCAGAACGAGGTGGCTCTGGGCATCGTGCCCAACAGTCACCTGGGAACCAGCAGCGACACGGACACACAGCTCTCCAAGGATCTGAAATCCTAGCTCTGCCCCGCAGCAGGAGGGTTTGTCCTGGCTGTGAAGGGAGGACAGGATGCTCTGGGGCCCGAGGTTTGGGTGTTTGGGGTGCCTGGGCTTGCCCCCGCTCCGGCGTGGTCTGTGTCAAACGTGCTGCTCTGCTTGTTCTGCTGTACTTTTTTCAGGAAGGTGCAGCTGTGCTTGCACACATGAACCCTGATCTCTGGCTCTGCATCCCAGGCTGCCCCTCTGATCAGGGCTGAGGTGACCAAATCTGGGGAGCAAATCGTGCCCTGAGTGCCCCAAGTCATTTTCCCAAGCAAGAATGCCGTGCAGAAAGTCCCCCTAAAGAATTCCATCTGCAGAttgcctggcacagggggagCCGGAGTTCCTATGTGCCTTGGCAAGGCAGGAAGGGCTTTGGGTGGAtgaggagaggcagctgcagtTCTGCTGAGCAGCTTGATGCAAATGTCAAGGACAAGTATCACCCACAGTGGGAAAGGGTCTCTTACACAGCTTTGCATCCCTGCAGAAATGCTCTCCCAGCTTCAAGctgacagagcagggatgggattcccagctcctgtccaAGGGCTGCCTTCCCTTTACCCTGGTGGACATTCCATCCCACTGGAGTGCCCTGGTAGCAGCCCACTGGAATTTACTGGTACCATCGAGCAGGTCCCCTGTAGGTTTCTCCAGTGGGGCCAACATCTTCCAAAAAACCCATTAGCGCTTCCCAACAGCAGCAGTCACCCTTTAAAAGCTTTTAGGAacctgcagcttccagctgctggct contains the following coding sequences:
- the P2RY2 gene encoding P2Y purinoceptor 2, which translates into the protein MENLTTPPAWTRVTNSSLDPGGTDDNPYKCVFDEDFKYVLLPVSYGIVCVVGLFLNLLALYAFIFRIKTWNASTTYMFNLAISDTLYVVSLPLLVYYYAMGDNWPFSVGLCKIVRFLFYTNLYCSILFLLCISIHRFLGICFPLKSLHWGHVRHARKVSVAVWLVTVVCQSPVLFFVTTSAKGDTITCHDTSSKELFGQFVIYSSVMLVLLFCIPFLIIIVCYCLMARRLLQPTRGISRLSRSKKKSVKMIIIVLVVFIVCFLPFHVTRTLYYSFRSWDLSCQTLNAINLAYKVTRPLASTNSCLDPILYFLAGQRFMKFAGNKVPWKPQNEVALGIVPNSHLGTSSDTDTQLSKDLKS